The following are encoded in a window of Halosolutus halophilus genomic DNA:
- a CDS encoding IS5 family transposase — protein MHSKLARFTERCVELSQKAVGSGSKEPLSKGKGGYADWVIVAIHGLREYLDHSYRRLLDVLREMPAIVAKLGLSPDELPDFTTVCVRKQDLKMPVWRMLLQLSAELFDTGEVQAIDSTCIAHRSSSHNYAKRVKGTFESVKTTILVDCSTRAILDIHCSMNLPHDTQIAWQVLKRNLSNVETVVADKGFDWDELRQMLRNEGIRPVIKHREFYSLDATHNARINDETYHQRSIAESMFFALRKRFGSTLKARTWFGQFRELVLKAAVRNIEQSLRA, from the coding sequence GTGCACTCCAAACTGGCCCGCTTCACCGAACGATGCGTCGAATTGTCTCAAAAAGCTGTCGGAAGCGGTTCGAAAGAACCTCTCAGCAAAGGAAAGGGTGGCTACGCTGATTGGGTGATCGTAGCGATCCATGGTCTTCGGGAATACCTCGATCACTCCTACCGACGGTTGCTAGACGTTCTTCGAGAAATGCCAGCTATTGTCGCCAAACTCGGCCTTTCACCGGATGAGTTGCCGGACTTCACCACCGTTTGTGTTCGAAAACAGGATCTCAAGATGCCCGTCTGGCGGATGCTGTTGCAGCTGTCGGCGGAACTATTCGATACCGGAGAGGTACAAGCAATCGACTCAACCTGCATCGCTCATCGCTCGTCCAGCCATAACTACGCAAAACGCGTCAAAGGGACGTTTGAGTCGGTCAAAACCACTATTCTCGTAGACTGTTCCACGCGAGCTATTCTCGATATACACTGCTCGATGAACCTACCACATGACACGCAGATTGCGTGGCAAGTCCTGAAAAGAAACCTCAGCAACGTGGAAACCGTCGTCGCTGACAAAGGGTTTGATTGGGATGAACTCCGCCAGATGCTGCGAAACGAGGGGATTAGACCGGTGATCAAGCATCGTGAGTTCTACTCGCTCGATGCCACACACAATGCTCGGATTAATGATGAAACCTACCATCAACGGTCTATCGCAGAATCGATGTTTTTCGCGTTGCGCAAGCGATTCGGTTCAACACTTAAGGCAAGAACGTGGTTTGGACAGTTCCGAGAACTCGTCCTTAAGGCCGCCGTCAGAAACATCGAACAATCGCTCAGGGCCTAA
- a CDS encoding MFS transporter — translation MAITRAVFKYYLYKATEAVEFYRPIMYLYFLSQGLSFTQIVIIEALYNLTTVLGEMPTGYVGDRIGRRNSLLIGSALITATLVGIAFASSFLAFALLFICWSLGYNFRSGTEDAWVYETLTDVSASDEFTRVRGRGQSIALTAGVGASLVGGYLGDLDLAYPFLAAALFTGLGLLVIVTLDEPATYEESDSSEMGIREAWGVVKQAVGQRRIRSFIVYYFVLFSAVTYLVFIFLQPIFESVVTDLNMRLTFLLPVPGQGDPYTLALSTENVETLLGVYYAAINLVSAAISYRISLIEERVGLRRWFIAVPLLVGGLLTGMVFVPPIALVALFVGWACVEPTRVLAGQYVNDRIETLGRATVLSAMAMVSAVTVIPFQLGSGVISDIVSPLIALSAAGVILVVGSVVILLWESPIEQSSISSNPETGT, via the coding sequence ATGGCGATCACCAGAGCCGTTTTCAAATATTATCTCTACAAAGCGACGGAAGCGGTCGAGTTCTATCGGCCGATCATGTACCTCTATTTTCTCTCGCAGGGATTATCTTTCACGCAAATCGTCATCATCGAGGCGCTTTACAACCTTACGACAGTCCTCGGCGAGATGCCGACCGGGTACGTCGGTGACCGGATTGGGCGCCGAAACAGCCTTCTCATCGGGTCGGCACTCATTACGGCGACGTTAGTTGGCATCGCGTTCGCGTCTTCGTTTCTCGCGTTCGCCCTCCTCTTTATCTGTTGGTCGCTTGGCTATAACTTCCGCTCGGGAACGGAGGATGCGTGGGTCTATGAAACGCTCACGGACGTGTCTGCAAGTGACGAGTTCACCCGCGTTCGTGGACGTGGGCAATCGATTGCCTTGACGGCCGGTGTCGGTGCGTCACTCGTCGGTGGCTACCTCGGTGATCTCGACCTCGCATACCCGTTTCTCGCAGCTGCGCTGTTCACTGGGTTAGGCCTGCTCGTGATCGTGACGCTGGACGAACCGGCGACTTACGAGGAAAGCGACTCGAGCGAGATGGGCATCCGAGAGGCGTGGGGTGTCGTCAAACAGGCTGTCGGTCAGCGTCGCATTCGATCGTTCATCGTCTACTACTTCGTGCTGTTCTCGGCCGTTACCTATCTCGTGTTTATTTTCCTCCAGCCGATATTCGAGTCCGTCGTGACCGACCTGAATATGCGTCTAACTTTCTTACTCCCGGTTCCCGGTCAAGGAGACCCCTACACACTCGCTCTCTCGACCGAGAACGTCGAAACGCTTCTGGGGGTGTATTATGCAGCGATCAATCTCGTCTCGGCGGCAATCAGCTACCGTATCAGTCTTATCGAGGAGCGGGTCGGATTGCGTCGGTGGTTTATTGCAGTCCCGCTCCTCGTCGGTGGGCTTCTGACAGGAATGGTGTTCGTACCTCCGATAGCGCTCGTCGCGTTGTTCGTCGGATGGGCGTGTGTTGAGCCGACGCGAGTGCTTGCGGGACAGTACGTGAACGACCGCATCGAGACGCTCGGTCGTGCAACTGTCTTGAGCGCGATGGCGATGGTGAGTGCGGTAACCGTCATCCCGTTTCAGCTCGGAAGCGGCGTGATCTCGGATATCGTCTCACCGTTAATCGCACTTTCGGCAGCAGGTGTAATATTGGTCGTCGGTTCGGTTGTGATCTTACTCTGGGAGTCACCGATCGAACAGTCATCGATCAGTTCGAATCCGGAAACTGGAACGTAG
- a CDS encoding PQQ-like beta-propeller repeat protein, producing the protein MAGCMSSRTDVDHGTPPFESDPWPMVHFDAQNTGYTPEVTGPQSAVSEQWSQITAYGANVDVSCPILANNRVYTGMSTDRAVLSAFSAADGTEAWQFQSGVSSSTPAASDGRLYFGDDGVIYAIDSEDGTTEWSVDTDGSLMTSVTVRDGTVYTWGGPRSRRLYAIDAETGAIEWTHTTADLDGPTNDVPPAVHADGVVVAVDVYSESSSASQIRGLAPDGEEQWRYENPTGQSSISAPVVQDGRVFASVGGQGIVALDRMTGEAEWVYPVDTFRAVNGIMSGPAIAEGVVYGTSGGRELVAISQTDGTIEWQIDLGLPTISSPVITGRQLYIGTTDRTVGSDRESEVFGIDTDDGTVDWRWTAPNPVTTTASIGDSTLFVATDRTLHALA; encoded by the coding sequence ATGGCCGGGTGCATGTCGTCCAGAACGGACGTTGACCACGGAACACCTCCCTTCGAGAGCGACCCGTGGCCCATGGTACATTTCGATGCACAAAACACCGGTTATACACCCGAGGTGACCGGGCCACAGTCAGCGGTTTCGGAACAGTGGAGTCAGATTACTGCTTACGGAGCGAACGTCGATGTCTCGTGTCCGATACTTGCCAACAATCGAGTCTACACAGGCATGAGTACCGATCGGGCCGTGCTAAGCGCTTTTTCAGCCGCTGATGGAACCGAAGCGTGGCAATTCCAGTCCGGCGTGAGCAGTTCTACCCCGGCTGCCAGCGACGGACGTCTCTACTTCGGCGACGACGGGGTTATTTACGCAATCGACAGCGAAGACGGGACTACAGAGTGGTCCGTCGACACGGATGGCTCGCTGATGACCTCGGTCACGGTCAGAGACGGGACAGTATACACTTGGGGCGGCCCCAGAAGCCGGCGATTGTATGCAATTGACGCAGAGACAGGGGCGATCGAGTGGACACATACAACGGCCGATCTTGACGGTCCCACCAACGATGTCCCGCCCGCTGTCCATGCGGATGGAGTTGTGGTCGCGGTGGATGTCTACAGCGAAAGTTCGAGTGCGTCGCAAATTCGCGGACTAGCGCCGGATGGCGAGGAACAGTGGCGGTACGAGAACCCCACTGGACAGTCATCGATTTCCGCCCCGGTAGTCCAGGACGGACGTGTCTTTGCGTCGGTCGGTGGGCAGGGAATTGTCGCACTCGATAGGATGACTGGGGAGGCCGAGTGGGTCTACCCTGTCGATACTTTTCGAGCAGTGAACGGAATCATGTCTGGTCCAGCCATCGCTGAGGGGGTCGTCTACGGAACCAGTGGTGGCAGAGAACTGGTTGCGATTTCGCAGACAGATGGAACCATCGAGTGGCAAATCGATCTCGGACTCCCCACGATTTCCTCGCCAGTCATCACGGGCCGTCAGTTGTATATCGGGACGACCGATCGGACTGTCGGATCGGACAGAGAGTCCGAAGTCTTCGGAATCGACACTGACGATGGTACGGTCGATTGGCGGTGGACGGCACCGAACCCTGTAACGACAACGGCTAGCATCGGGGACAGTACCCTGTTTGTTGCAACGGATAGGACGCTACACGCGCTTGCATGA